The genomic region AGGAAAATTCGCTGTAACCGCTCAGCATTAGAAATTTCGGAACGGGTGACACAGTTTTGCGTATTTTCTCCAGCAGTTCCAGACCGTTTAAACCCGGCATGCGTATATCGCATATTACGAGGTCGGGATGTTTTTCACAGATGATCGGAAAAGCGGACAAACCATCCGACGCTTCCCCTACTATTTCATAGCCTTCTTTTTGCCAGTCGACGAAAATCTTCAGTCCTTCAAGCACGGATGGTTCATCGTCCACAATGACTGCTTTGAGCATTCAGCTCAGCCCCTTGAAAAAATGTCTTATAATGATCCCGAATTTAATAATTTACATTACCCCGGAAAGTAAAATATATTAAATATGCAATTGTGATTATACACCAAATGCCAATGCCGCGTCAATTTTGGCTATTATTGTTACCCAAAGGGTTAATCAAAATATAATTAAAAGGGGAGGTTACTTATGAAAAGGTTTGTTTCACTGCTTTTGGTGACACTGCTTGTGTTAAGTCTTACGGCATGTAATACAGCCTCAAAACAGGACACGGCTGCCACAACTCCAAATAATCAGACTGCAACGGAAAATGGGGGAACAGAACAGAAAAGCGGTTTACCGGTACTTTCGCCCGACAATCCTGTAACAATCAGTGTGTGGACAATGACAAACTACTCAGCTCCTTCTGCCGACAACAAATTGTCTAAGCTGCTGAAAGAGCGCCTTGGCGTTACAATCAACTATGAAATTATTCCCCCGGAAAATGCCGATCAGAAAATAGGCGTACTGCTTGCAGGTGGCGAATATGCCGACCTGATGGGTACTACCGACCTGAATATCCGTTTAATCAAAGGAGGAGCGCTTATTCCTCTTGACGACTATCTGACGGAGGACAAGGCAAACCTTCTTTATGAACATGTTAAGCCGTATTGGAACAGGCTTGCCACAGACGCCGGCGACGGAGAAAGGCATATTTATGTTTTGCCGAACTACAACCGTTACTATGGCGAAATTGTCGGAGGTACACATTACGGTGCTTCAGGATTCTGGATTCAGAAACATGTGCTTGAGGAACTGGGATATCCAAGTCTTGAAAATATGACGCTTGAAAGATATTTCCAGATGATTGAGGAATATATGAAGAAATATCCGACAATTGACGGAATGCCAACGATTGGTTTTGAGTTGCTATGCGCACCCGGAAGAGAATGGGTTCTTACCAATCCGCCTCAGTATCTTGCAGGGCATCCTAACAACGGTGGCGTTGTAGTGGACGAGAATAACGTTGCTACAATATTTGCCGACAAGGAAATAGCGAAGAGATATTATAAATTCCTGAACCAGATGAATGCCAAAGGGCTTATAGACAAAGAATCCTTCACCCAGACAAATGACCAGTACCTTGCGAAACTTGCTACAGGCCGTGTACTCGGTATGTATGACCAGCGCTGGGCTTTCGGTCAGGCTTATGATTCCCTTGTTGCGGAAGGTAAATATGAACGCACATGGGTACCTACAATGCCGGTTTATGAAGGTTGTACGCCTTATTACGCGGACAGAGAGGTCATGAATATTAACCAGGGATATGGCATTTCGGTTTCCTGCAAAAATCCCGACATTGTAGTTTCATTCCTTAATACAATGATGAGCGAAGAATGGCAGAAGCTATTTAACTGGGGAATTGAAGGCGAAGATTACTATGTGGATGAAAACGGAAGGTTCTACAGAACTCCCGAACAGAGAGAACAGCAGAATGATCTTG from Thermoclostridium stercorarium subsp. stercorarium DSM 8532 harbors:
- a CDS encoding extracellular solute-binding protein; protein product: MKRFVSLLLVTLLVLSLTACNTASKQDTAATTPNNQTATENGGTEQKSGLPVLSPDNPVTISVWTMTNYSAPSADNKLSKLLKERLGVTINYEIIPPENADQKIGVLLAGGEYADLMGTTDLNIRLIKGGALIPLDDYLTEDKANLLYEHVKPYWNRLATDAGDGERHIYVLPNYNRYYGEIVGGTHYGASGFWIQKHVLEELGYPSLENMTLERYFQMIEEYMKKYPTIDGMPTIGFELLCAPGREWVLTNPPQYLAGHPNNGGVVVDENNVATIFADKEIAKRYYKFLNQMNAKGLIDKESFTQTNDQYLAKLATGRVLGMYDQRWAFGQAYDSLVAEGKYERTWVPTMPVYEGCTPYYADREVMNINQGYGISVSCKNPDIVVSFLNTMMSEEWQKLFNWGIEGEDYYVDENGRFYRTPEQREQQNDLVWRNKNKLEALYDNMPKIQGTYSDGNADSPGNQPEEFFDSLSDYDKNFLTSYGKKTWREFLNQPPENPIYYPCWNITLPEDAQVVSQQLTDLALQYLPKIIMADPSEFETLWAQYVSEINKVDVKVYEDAINAGIQERIKNWGN